The following proteins are co-located in the Silene latifolia isolate original U9 population chromosome 1, ASM4854445v1, whole genome shotgun sequence genome:
- the LOC141615901 gene encoding putative pyridoxal 5'-phosphate synthase subunit PDX1 — protein sequence MSGSGVVTVYGNGAITETTTATTKKSPYSVKVGLAQMLRGGVIMDVVNAEQARIAEEAGACAVMALERVPADIRAQGGVARMSDPQLIKEIKQAVTIPVMAKARIGHFVEAQILESIGVDYVDESEVLTPADEDHHINKHNFQIPFVCGCRNLGEALRRIREGAAMIRTKGEAGTGNVVEAVRHVRSVMGEIRLLRNMDDDEVFAYAKKISAPYDLVMQTKQLGRLPVVQFAAGGVATPADAALMMQLGCDGVFVGSGVFKSGDPAKRARAIVQAVTHYSDPDLLAEVSCGLGEAMVGINLNDEKVERYANRSE from the exons ATGTCAGGAAGCGGCGTAGTAACCGTATACGGAAATGGAGCAATAACCGAAACAACCACCGCCACCACAAAAAAATCCCCGTATTCCGTCAAAGTGGGCCTGGCCCAAATGCTCCGCGGCGGAGTCATAATGGACGTGGTTAATGCGGAACAAGCGCGTATCGCGGAAGAAGCCGGAGCTTGCGCTGTTATGGCGTTAGAGCGTGTGCCCGCTGATATTCGGGCACAAGGTGGTGTTGCCCGGATGTCTGACCCGCAATTAATTAAGGAGATTAAACAGGCTGTTACTATTCCTGTTATGGCTAAGGCGAGGATTGGTCATTTTGTTGAGGCTCAGATTTTGGAGTCTATTGGTGTTGACTATGTTGATGAATCTGAG GTTCTGACCCCTGCTGATGAGGACCACCACATCAACAAACACAACTTCCAGATCCCCTTTGTTTGTGGCTGCCGCAACCTTGGTGAAGCCCTTCGACGCATCCGCGAGGGTGCTGCCATGATACGCACCAAGGGCGAGGCAGGGACTGGTAACGTTGTCGAGGCTGTTCGTCACGTGAGGTCAGTGATGGGAGAGATACGTCTACTCCgaaacatggatgatgatgaggTTTTTGCCTATGCCAAGAAGATCTCTGCGCCGTATGATTTGGTGATGCAGACCAAGCAGCTAGGGAGGTTGCCTGTGGTGCAATTTGCTGCTGGTGGAGTTGCCACCCCAGCCGATGCCGCGCTGATGATGCAATTGGGTTGTGATGGAGTCTTTGTTGGATCTGGTGTGTTTAAGAGCGGTGACCCAGCTAAGAGGGCACGTGCTATTGTGCAGGCAGTGACCCATTACAGTGACCCTGATTTGTTGGCAGAGGTTAGCTGCGGGTTGGGTGAAGCTATGGTGGGTATTAATCTGAATGATGAAAAAGTTGAGAGGTACGCTAATCGCTCTGAATAA